A segment of the Halovivax limisalsi genome:
GCTCGGTCACCATCACGAACGACGGCGTCACCATCCTCCAGGAGATGGACATCGACAACCCGACGGCCGAGATGATCATCGAGGTCGCCGAAACCCAGGAGGACGAGGCCGGCGACGGCACCACGACCGCCGTCGCGATCGCGGGCGAACTCCTCAAGAACGCCGAGGACCTCGTCGAGCAGGACATCCACCCGACGGCCATCATCAAGGGCTTCCACATGGCCGCCGAACAGGCCCGCGACGAAGTGGACGACATCGCGACCAGAGTCGACACCGAGGACGAGGACCTGCTGCGCTCGGTCGCCGAAACCTCGATGACCGGCAAGGGCGCCGAACTCAACAAGGAACACCTCTCCCAGCTGATCGTCGAGGCCGTCCGCCAGGTCACCGTCGAGAACGAGGACGGCGAGAACGTCGTCGACCTCGAGTTCCTCAACATCGAGACGCAGGCCGGCCGCTCGGTCGACGAATCCGACCTCCTCGTCGGCGGCATCGTCAACAAGGACCCCACGCACGACGACATGCCGCGCGAGGCCACCGACGCCGACGTCCTCCTGCTCAACGACCCCATCGAGGTCGAGGAGGCCGACGTCGACACCGAGGTCTCGGTCACCGACCCCAGCCAGCTCCAGAAGTTCCTCGACGCCGAGGAGAAACAGCTCCGCGAGAAGGTCGACCGCATCGTCGACCTCGGCGTCGACGTCGTCTTCTGCCAGAAGGGCATCGACGACCTCGCCCAGCACTACCTCGCGAAGGAGGGCATCGTCGCCGTCCGACGCACGAAGAAGTCCGACCTCGAGTTCCTCTCGGAGGTCCTCGACGCCGCGATCGTCTCCGACCTCGAGAGCGCCACCGAGGACGACCTCGGCTTCGGTGACGTCACCCGCGACGAGGCGGACGAGCTGTTCTACGTCGAGGGCGAGGACGCCCACGGCGTCACACTCCTGCTTCGCGGCTCGACCGACCACGTCGTCGACGAACTCGAGCGCGGCGTCAACGACGCGCTCGACGTCGTCGCCCAGACCGTCTCCGACGGTCGCGTGCTCGCCGGCGGCGGCGCCATCGAGGTCGAACTCGCCTCGCGCCTTCGCGACTACGCCGACTCCGTCTCCGGGCGCGAGCAGCTCGCCGTCGAGGCCTTCGCCGACTCGCTCGAGCTCGTCCCGCGCGTGCTCGCCGAGAACGCCGGCCTCGACTCCATCGACACCCTGGTCGACCTCCGCGCGGCCCACGACGACGGCGACGTCACCGCCGGCCTGAACGCCTGGACCGGCGACGTCGAGAACACCTTCGACGCGGGCGTCGTCGAACCCGCCCACGCGAAGGAACAGGCCGTCACCTCGGCCTCCGAGGCCGCGAACCTCGTCCTGAAGATCGACGACATCATCTCCGCCGGCGACCTCTCCACCGACAAAGAGGACGACGAAGCGGGCGGTCCCGGCGGCGCCCCCGGCGGCGGCATGGGCGGAATGGGCGGCGGCATGGGCGGCATGATGTAAAACGAACTTTTCCGCTGCGGGCGCGGCAAGCCGCGCCCTCGGGAAAACTTCGATGAAAAGCACTTCTCCTTTCCCTCCAGCGCCGTGAAACGGCGCTTCCGGGTCAGTCGTCGGCCCGCTCGCTCGCTCCGGTCGCTCGCGGTTCGATCTTCTCGGGTAGACCAGCCTTTCCCCGTGCTCGCGTGCCCGTCCGGACACGCTCGCGGCCACCGCGAGTCTCTGCGTCGCCGTTTTTGGTATTGTCTGTTCTGGTCCTGGTTCCGGCACCGTCGGCCGAAATCGCGCGACCTTTACGGTTCGAAACTGAACCGAGTCGCCAGTGAGCGAGTACGACGAGGATGAGACACCGTTCGACGCCTATCGCGAGCGCGTCGACCGGCCGCTGACGCGGTTGTTTATGGCGTACGGGACGGACCGTCTGGGCTGGTTTTCGGCCGGAATGATCGCGAACTTCGTCGCGCGGATGGCCAGCCTCGTCGCGCCGGTGGTGCTCGGGACGGCGATCGACGCGGTCTTCCCGCCGCCGGAGCGGGCCGGCGAGTTTTCGCTCCCGGTGGTGCCGGACGCGTTGCTCCCGACCCAGCAGCTGCCGCAGTTCTGGTTCTCGGTGACGGCCATCGCGGTCGCGTTCGTCGTGACCGCGGCCTTCACCTGGATCTACGGCGTGACGGCCAACCTGTTCGCCCACGGCGTGATGCACACCGTGCGGGTCGACAGCTTCCGGAAGATGCAACGGCTCGACCAGACCTTCTTCGACGACAAGCAGACCGGCGAGGTAATGGCGGTGCTCAACAACGACACGCAGAACCTGGAACGGTTTCTCGACGACGCGCTGATGAACTCGCTGCGCCTGATCGTGATGGTGCTGGGCATCGCCGGCGTCCTCTTCTACCTGAACTGGCAGCTGGCGCTCATCACGCTGGTCGCCGTCCCGGTGATGGTCGGCTTTACGATCTGGTTCATGAAGGTGATCGAGCCCCGGTACGTCCGCCAGCGCTCGGCCGTCGCCCGCCTCAACACCCGGCTGGAGAACTCGATCGCCGGGATGGAACTGACGAAGACGACCGCGAACGAGGACTACGAAGTCGGCCGCGTCAGCGACGCCTCGATGAACCTCTTTCAGCGGACGATGGACGTCCTCAAACTGTCCTACCTCTACCGGCCGGGGATGGAACTGCTGGCGGGGATCTCCTTCGCCGCGACCTTCCTCGTCGGCGGGCTCTGGCTCACCACCGGGACGGCGCCGGGCCCGCTCACGGGGACGCTGTCGGTCGGCGACTTCGTCGTCTTCCTGATGCTGACCCAGCGGATCGTCGACCCGCTCGCGGAGGTCTCGAACATCGTCGACCAGTACGAGAACGCCAAGGCCTCGAGCGAGCGAATCTTCGGGTTGATGGACATCCCGGTCGCGATCCAGGATCGGGCGGACTCGGTCTCGCTACCCGACCCCGACGGCCGCGTCGAGTACGACGGCGTCTCGTTCGCCTACGAGGACGTCCTCGCCGATGCGGACCACCAGGCCGAAACCGTGATCGACGACGTCTCGTTCACCGCCGAAGCCGGCGAGATGGTCGCGCTGGTGGGGCCGACCGGCGCCGGCAAGTCCACCATGTTGAAGCTCCTCCTGCGCCTCTACGACGTCGACGAGGGCGAAATCCGCGTCGACGGCCACGACCTCCGGGACGTGAAACTCGAAGATCTCCGGAAGGCCACCGGCTACGTCGGCCAGGAGACGTTCCTCTTCGACGGAACGATCGCCGACAACATCCGCTACGGGAGCCAGGACGCCTCGATGGATGCCGTCCGCGAGGCGGCGAGAGCCGCCGAAGCCCACGAGTTCATCCAGGGACTGGAGGCCGGCTACGAGACGCGCGTGGGCGAGCGCGGCGTGAAGCTCTCCGGCGGGCAGCGCCAGCGCATCGCCATCGCCCGCACCGTCCTGCAGGACCCGCCGATCCTCGTCCTCGACGAGGCGACCAGCGCGGTCGACACCGAGACCGAGCTCGCCATCCAGCGCTCGATCGAGCGCCTGACCGAGGACCGCACGACGCTCGCCATCGCCCACCGACTCTCTACGATCCGCGACGCGGATACGATCCTCGTGCTCGAGGAGGGCGAGGTCGTCGAGCGCGGCGACCACGAGGGACTGCTCGAGGCGGGCGGCCGGTACGCCGCCCTCTGGAACGTGCAGGCCGGCCAGATCGACGAACCGGCGGAGTTGTCGGACGACTGACCGCGCGAAGCGGGAGCCGAGACGCGACGACCCCCGCGGGGATCGGACCGCGATCGCGCCGGGCTCCGAACGAATCCTTTTGAACCGACGTCGACCACCATCGGGCATGGATTCCGGTCGGGTCGCGCGTGACACCGTTCGCCGAGTCCTCACGCGCGGTTCCGTCCCCGCGCTGTCCGACACGGTCCCGGCAGAGTGGGCGATCGAACCGGTCGACGCCGGGTTCAACGACGTGTTCGTGGTCGGCCACGACGGAACCGCCCGGCCCGCCGTCGCCGTCAAGTTCGCGACGTTCTCCGAGGCCGATGACGTCAGGGCCGGCGTCGCCGCCTGCCGACTGCTCGCGAGATTCACGTCGGTGCCGGTGCCGACGGTCTACGCCTTCGAACCGGACCCGGCGGACGGCCCGCCGTTCGTGGTCCTCGAGTACCGGCCTGGCGAACCGCTCGCGACGGGGTACCGGGACGTCTCGCCGGGGGCGGCGCGGGCCGTCGGGGCGGTCGTCGCGGCGTGCGGGCGGGTGCCGGCCGCCGCGGCCGACGGCTACGGGATGATTCGCTCGCTCGAGACGGCGGGGGAGTCGCCCCGAGCCGTCGCCGCGTTCGAGGACTGGCCGACGTTCGCGCTCGACTACGCCGACCGGCTCTACGACGAACCGGCGACCCACGACGCGATCGCCGCGATCGCACCCGCGGTTCCGGAATACCTTCGCGAGCACCGCGATCGACTGCCCAGCGAGCCCGCGCCGGCGGTCGTCCTCACGGACTTCTCGCCGGAGAACATCCGGACGGCGACCGGCGATCCGCCCGCCGCGGACGCGGACCCGATGGAGGCGATCACGGGCGTCCTCGACCTCGAACGCGCGAGACTCGCCCCGCGGGCGTTCATGGCCGTCAACGCCGAGTACCTGCTGACGCGGTACCTGTCGGATCCGGGCCCGGTCCGACGGGCACTGTACGAGCCGCTCCCGTTCGGACCGGACGTCCCCGCGCGAGACCTGTACCGGTTGCTCGCGCTCGGGCGATCCGTCGGCGCCCTCCCGATCTGGTACGAGCCCGGGAGCGAGGAGTACGAGCGCCGCGGCGCGGCGGTGGCCGCCGAGATCGAAGCCGTGCTGGACCGCTAGGGATGCCGCCGTCCGAACGGACGAACTGGTCGTCCATCCGCGCGGTGAACGGGGAAGGATCAGTGCGGCTCGATTCGTCGACTGTTTAGGGCGGCCGTTCGAAGCGTCCGCGTATGGTCGCCGACTCCGTCGCCCTCGCCAGGCGCTACTACGACGCCCTCGACGCCCGCGAGTACGGCGAGCTCGAGGCGCTCCTCGCGCCGTCGTTCGTGCAGCGCCGCCCGGACCGAACGTTCGAGGGACGCGACGCCTTTGTCCGGTTCATGCGCGAGGACCGGCCGATGACGGACACGCGTCACGACCTGCTAGACGTCTTCGGCGCCGACGATCGCGTGACCGGGCGGGGCCGGCTGCTCGACGCCGACGGCGAACCGGTCGTCGAATTCGCGGACGTCTTCAGGTTCGAACACGGCCGGATAACGCGGCTCGATACCTACACGCGCTGAGGGGGCCGGGCGGCAGGTCGGCGATTCGCCTTCGGAAGCTGCGTTCGAAGCGGTTGACGGATCGTCCCGTCAAGCAGTCCCGCACGCCGCTGGCCGCCCGAGGACTGCCCAGCCCCTCGCCGCAGCGCCACAGCCGCGACGGGCCGAACCGCTCGTATCACCGGGGGAGCGAGTGACGTGTTCGTCGTGACCGCAGACGGTCACCGTCCTCGCCCGTCACAGACACCGAATTCCTCGCAGAGCGACGTCGGATCGTCGCCGCAGGCGAGGTCGGTGATGAACCCGAGGATGATCGAGCAGATCGTGGTGCACGGTGCGCCGGGACAGACGATCGAACAGATCTCCTCGCCGTCACCGACCACGTCGCAGACGGCCGTCATGGCCTCCTCACAGATTTCACACCAGTCAGGGTCGGTCGTCGCCGCGAGTTCACTGGTCGACACGCGCCGATCGGCGATGGTAGTCACCTCGCCGTCGGCGCCCCAGAGGGAGACGACGACGTCTCGCCCGCCGTGGATCGTGGGTCGGCGGTCGCGTTCGACGGTGAGTCCGAGTAGCCCCTCGACGTCGTAGCCGGTTCGCGAGTCGGCCAGCAGGGCGTACGCCAGGCCGATGCCCTCGTCAGACCGTGCACGCGTGGGCTCGAACGGGATCACCGTCATGACCGGGTCCCGTTCAGCGAGGCGGCGATCGTCGGTTTCGACGCGGTAGGCACGCGCCCGTTCGTCGGCCGCGTCGAACCCGCCCGATTCGAACGCGGTGGCGAGCGCCGTCACCCGTCGAGACGCGAGCGCCGTCCGGGCGAGCGTTCGCGTGCGGCTGGACGACAGTTCCGCGCTCGATTCGGCGGCCGCTGCGCCACCGACGCCGGTCGACGAGGCGAGTCCGCCGACGATCGAAGCGCCCGCACCGACCCCGACGCTGCGGAGGACGGATCGGCGGCTGACGTCCGTGATTTCGTCTCGGTCATCCGGGGTTGGCGTTTCATCGGTCATTTTCACAACCCACCACCGACGGTAACGGGACGGAGAATTAATTTTTCTAAAAATAAATGAGAATGAAATTCATTGGAGTTCATTTGACCATCCGTTTAGAACGATCGACCGTCGAAGGTGGGAGATTCGACGGCGCGTCGGTCGAGAGCGCTTCGGTGGCCGGCCCGTAATCGACCGACGCGTTCGAGCACGGCCCGACGACGTCACCGCGGCAACCGCTCGTCGTGACGGATACCGTCAGTAAGTCGAACCGACCTCGAATAAGAACGACGAGCAGAGCGTATGTCGTCCCGGACGCGGTTCCGAGGCCCGCCGCCGACGATCGTACCGTCGCCAAATAACAGTTTACCACCGGCGTAGACCGCCTGAGACGAGTGCGAGGAGAAGCCACGACGCCAGGCGGTGGTTCCGGAGGTACCGTAACGTCGGGCGATCGGCCGACCGCCCCACCCGCACCGCGTTTCCGATCTCTCACCGGGACGGGATCGCCGTACGCCTACGGCGTCATCCGGGTCCGATCGGACCCCGTCGCGCCGCGTCTCCACCCGCGTCAGGCCGAACAGTTGTTCGGCCCGAGTTCGAGTTCGGTTCGCTCCTCGGGCGCCAGCTCGCGGACGCCGCGGTTGAGTTCGATGATGTCCTCGTAGTTGGCGGGTTCCTCGCCGGGGTCGGCCAGCCGCTCGACGAACGCCCCCTCGTCGAGTTGGAGGACGTCGATGCCGGTTCGAGCGTCGTGGATTGTCGTTGTTATCGGTTCACCTGGAGCGCCCACCTCGAACTCGCCCTCCACCGTCACCGTGACGTGGCCCGGGAGGACGGTCAGGGAGTCGGGTTCGGCCAGCAGCGTCCGGTGGATCGATTCGAAGAGCATCCGCGCACCCTCATCCCCGTTTCCCTCACCAAACTCCAGTTCGGTCCGGCCCACCGCGTTCACGTGCAGGGTGTCCGCCGTCACCACGGCCGCGTCGCCGACGAGGACCGAGAGCATCTCGCTCGTGTGGCCCGGCGTGTACAGCGCCTTCACCGTGAGATCGCCCACTTCGATCGTCTCGTTCCGCCCGAGTCCCTCGAATGCCAGGTCGAGATCGCGGTCCGCGGCGCGCTCGCTCAGGTAATAGGGAACGTCGAGGTCGTCGGCGAGCCGTCGGCCGCCGGAGACGTGATCGGCGTGGACGTGCGTGTCGATCACGGCCGAGATCGTCAGGTCGCCCTCCGCGGCCGCGGCTTTGGCCTCGTCGGTATCCTCGGTCGGGTCGACGGCGACGGCCGCACCCGTCTCCGCACAGCCAACGACGTAGGAGAGACAGCCCTTGGCGCGGCGCTGAAGCTGGACCGCGCGGGCGGACTCACCGAGGTCGATCCCGACGTGGTCGTAGACGCCGCTCCAGGCCTTCATCCCGCCGTCGACGGCGTTGACGTCCCGATCCTCCAGCGCCTCGGCGAGTTGCGTGGCGAGGTTGCCCGAGGAGAGCCCCTTCGCACAGATCGTGACGACGCGGTCGTCCTCGCCGACGAGTTCCTCGATCTCCTCCGGCTGGCCGTCGAGTTCCTCGTCCGTCCCGAAGGGGTAGTTCTGCGCGCCGCGGACGTGCCAGGACTCGTAGCTCGCTTCCGGGCGAGTGTCGAGCAACGTGAAGTCCTCGCCGCTGTCAAGCAGTTGCTTCAAGCGATCGGGAGAGATCGTCGTGACCATGGTGGACGGACCACGTCGAGGCGCAAAACTGGACGTGCCCGTCGGATTTCGAACCGGTTCGATCCGTCGCGCCGGCCGGTTCGATCGCCACCCTGGACAGCCCGGTTCGTCGAGGGAATTTCACGTCGGCCCCCGACTGAAATCGTTCGGTCCGCGAGTACCCTGCACTACCGTCTCGAGAGCGCCGCGGCGGCGCGACGATACGCCGTCTTCCGTCCCGGGTCGTACTCGATCAGGTCGGCGTCGGCCAGTTTCGGGAGCGTCGAGTGGTGGAGCTGGATCCTGACGGCCGTCTCGTCCGCGTTCGGCTCCGCCTCGGCGCGAACGAATCGCGCCAACTCGTCGATCGTCGCCGCCCGGACCGGACGCCGATCGAAGTATTCGAGAACCTGGCGCGCGTACGCGGGGGCGAACGC
Coding sequences within it:
- a CDS encoding nuclear transport factor 2 family protein: MVADSVALARRYYDALDAREYGELEALLAPSFVQRRPDRTFEGRDAFVRFMREDRPMTDTRHDLLDVFGADDRVTGRGRLLDADGEPVVEFADVFRFEHGRITRLDTYTR
- a CDS encoding ABC transporter ATP-binding protein — its product is MSEYDEDETPFDAYRERVDRPLTRLFMAYGTDRLGWFSAGMIANFVARMASLVAPVVLGTAIDAVFPPPERAGEFSLPVVPDALLPTQQLPQFWFSVTAIAVAFVVTAAFTWIYGVTANLFAHGVMHTVRVDSFRKMQRLDQTFFDDKQTGEVMAVLNNDTQNLERFLDDALMNSLRLIVMVLGIAGVLFYLNWQLALITLVAVPVMVGFTIWFMKVIEPRYVRQRSAVARLNTRLENSIAGMELTKTTANEDYEVGRVSDASMNLFQRTMDVLKLSYLYRPGMELLAGISFAATFLVGGLWLTTGTAPGPLTGTLSVGDFVVFLMLTQRIVDPLAEVSNIVDQYENAKASSERIFGLMDIPVAIQDRADSVSLPDPDGRVEYDGVSFAYEDVLADADHQAETVIDDVSFTAEAGEMVALVGPTGAGKSTMLKLLLRLYDVDEGEIRVDGHDLRDVKLEDLRKATGYVGQETFLFDGTIADNIRYGSQDASMDAVREAARAAEAHEFIQGLEAGYETRVGERGVKLSGGQRQRIAIARTVLQDPPILVLDEATSAVDTETELAIQRSIERLTEDRTTLAIAHRLSTIRDADTILVLEEGEVVERGDHEGLLEAGGRYAALWNVQAGQIDEPAELSDD
- a CDS encoding DUF7344 domain-containing protein produces the protein MSDFTPPATVTVAERLAAFAPAYARQVLEYFDRRPVRAATIDELARFVRAEAEPNADETAVRIQLHHSTLPKLADADLIEYDPGRKTAYRRAAAALSRR
- a CDS encoding phosphotransferase family protein, whose protein sequence is MDSGRVARDTVRRVLTRGSVPALSDTVPAEWAIEPVDAGFNDVFVVGHDGTARPAVAVKFATFSEADDVRAGVAACRLLARFTSVPVPTVYAFEPDPADGPPFVVLEYRPGEPLATGYRDVSPGAARAVGAVVAACGRVPAAAADGYGMIRSLETAGESPRAVAAFEDWPTFALDYADRLYDEPATHDAIAAIAPAVPEYLREHRDRLPSEPAPAVVLTDFSPENIRTATGDPPAADADPMEAITGVLDLERARLAPRAFMAVNAEYLLTRYLSDPGPVRRALYEPLPFGPDVPARDLYRLLALGRSVGALPIWYEPGSEEYERRGAAVAAEIEAVLDR
- the thsB gene encoding thermosome subunit beta, with product MSQRMQQGQPMIVMSEDSQRVKDKDAQEYNISAARAVAESVKSTLGPKGMDKMLVDSMGSVTITNDGVTILQEMDIDNPTAEMIIEVAETQEDEAGDGTTTAVAIAGELLKNAEDLVEQDIHPTAIIKGFHMAAEQARDEVDDIATRVDTEDEDLLRSVAETSMTGKGAELNKEHLSQLIVEAVRQVTVENEDGENVVDLEFLNIETQAGRSVDESDLLVGGIVNKDPTHDDMPREATDADVLLLNDPIEVEEADVDTEVSVTDPSQLQKFLDAEEKQLREKVDRIVDLGVDVVFCQKGIDDLAQHYLAKEGIVAVRRTKKSDLEFLSEVLDAAIVSDLESATEDDLGFGDVTRDEADELFYVEGEDAHGVTLLLRGSTDHVVDELERGVNDALDVVAQTVSDGRVLAGGGAIEVELASRLRDYADSVSGREQLAVEAFADSLELVPRVLAENAGLDSIDTLVDLRAAHDDGDVTAGLNAWTGDVENTFDAGVVEPAHAKEQAVTSASEAANLVLKIDDIISAGDLSTDKEDDEAGGPGGAPGGGMGGMGGGMGGMM
- a CDS encoding MBL fold metallo-hydrolase, giving the protein MVTTISPDRLKQLLDSGEDFTLLDTRPEASYESWHVRGAQNYPFGTDEELDGQPEEIEELVGEDDRVVTICAKGLSSGNLATQLAEALEDRDVNAVDGGMKAWSGVYDHVGIDLGESARAVQLQRRAKGCLSYVVGCAETGAAVAVDPTEDTDEAKAAAAEGDLTISAVIDTHVHADHVSGGRRLADDLDVPYYLSERAADRDLDLAFEGLGRNETIEVGDLTVKALYTPGHTSEMLSVLVGDAAVVTADTLHVNAVGRTELEFGEGNGDEGARMLFESIHRTLLAEPDSLTVLPGHVTVTVEGEFEVGAPGEPITTTIHDARTGIDVLQLDEGAFVERLADPGEEPANYEDIIELNRGVRELAPEERTELELGPNNCSA